In a single window of the Tachyglossus aculeatus isolate mTacAcu1 chromosome 14, mTacAcu1.pri, whole genome shotgun sequence genome:
- the MIS18BP1 gene encoding mis18-binding protein 1, with protein sequence MFTTPPKGLGFPGSSERENMPFPGVLMSHIPVETLTPLKDLAKFQRSGSSASKKVSAPSGSDNCKENLPEKTGSRVKKESILHSTLIGANTCPTEFPNISDIKPSGDSLTLYKNEMVFQNRFKREFDPVTYESPVKIFERMKAKALQDKQKQNSTNRRWLDPASHKRDMILTPTKGSIHKVPQPDKRERKGDQGTRRPFSDCNSLSVTTQNQTWVMPKQAVSHREEETLGLKSPNKFALCVKPKVVKQNEKRSSCGTSNDDFARMNQNTNIPASPVGGKTSTKFTFEQQTNDLTTTAFTPEGVLTLESIDADDERSQNTFLNTISTSCIPGRNSSQLKSTDNARKPKKTVQEMAAESDSPEKETDIQDSSPDKCEILLASPRIKIPTRQEYQIHGDKTPSSLPHTDTKKVSQKKQVIYLKEWLIKVIKNNRAVCLEGKLKNSTDLYWHSNAIEKRLEHNQLQTVSGNIYVLNGTIDTISMKQEGYPYQFIRKFMFGFPENWKQYVDDFLKELRDRQKKRKKGGRIQEQKQEAKNQGLGREKFVEIEERTKVAPQKTRNTTFDVDPEKSEKHSELSPISHSPSKVSELRYSRVGRPLKSPLQFWRGEREICDHEMNVTFHEGGVDHLQSLESTGKTEKKKLSLSQKKVKKEVKANERMSKSHHKERTGASQEEGKEEIQPRKSQSPAKSSVSGIRENEWRNPCILLTPLHSKKALSQKCMKYNLSQNTMRKISTLTMASCNKESKRDKTDLSEAERTLEKSLENSCSDEDWDAFTKYPPDIRKNQAKPSSSLKEPSQKAGNLQRDLSKSSKLKRSNPPAISRHKNSSRLPSTSSDSEVEQRSQKRAHPVAKPGQRDSNGSVAPQRKSPRLAQRESQEALASEKKSTPVAQIKQEKDSFSFDQPVQKSLPRNKYSSGKVELKELGKARELKSSDRFSGLNVEEDWTEEELQRFRSAFVALPKHKNGFWLDVAMYVGTRSAEECQKKHMEEWQGSGLRPQATKKAVLDQKARNGDASKEPVRITAKVGTLKRKQQMRDFLDQLPKDDHDDIFSASPLQARRVKLPMFSVNGDDEVFPLLSTDPATPSSASFPLATTPQCEHISPGMLGSINRDDCDKFVLRMQKDKKGSGGLAWGNVKKQKVGTDFTTPTSRRTGFRRTAVCTPSGADKSGVGKFFTCPTSSYSDEEEEEEDNYFSSSDSEE encoded by the exons ATGTTTACAACCCCTCCGAAAGGTCTGGGATTTCCAGGCTCCTCCGAAAGAGAAAATATGCCTTTTCCCGGAGTCCTTATGAGCCATATACCCGTGGAGACTCTCACGCCGCTGAAAGACTTGGCAAAGTTTCAAAGATCGGGCTCTTCGGCCTCAAAAAAGGTTTCAGCTCCTTCAGGTTCAGACAACTGCAAAGAGAATTTGCCAGAAAAAACGGGATCCAGGGTGAAGAAagaatctatacttcactccacgCTGATAGGAGCAAACACCTGCCCCACGGAATTTCCCAACATCAGTGATATCAAACCCAGCGGTGACAGTTTAACCCTTTACAAAAATGAAATGGTTTTCCAAAACCGCTTTAAGAGAGAATTTGACCCTGTGACGTACGAATCGCCGGTAAAAATCTTCGAGAGGATGAAAGCCAAAGCCCTGCAAGATAAACAGAAGCAAAATTCAACCAACAGAAGGTGGCTGGATCCAGCCAGCCATAAGCGAGATATGATTTTGACTCCCACTAAAGGGTCTATCCACAAGGTCCCCCAACCGGACAAAAGGGAACGCAAAGGCGACCAGGGAACCCGCAGACCGTTCAGTGACTGCAATTCATTATCAG tgactaCTCAAAACCAAACTTGGGTTATGCCAAAGCAAGCGGTCTCTCACAGAGAAGAGGAGACACTTGGATTAAAATCCCCAAATAAGTTTGCTTTATGTGTGAAACCAAAAGTGGTAAAGCAGAATGAGAAAAGATCTTCCTGTGGTACTTCAAATGATG ATTTTGCAAGAATGAATCAAAATACCAATATTCCTGCTTCACCAGTTGGGGGCAAGACATCAACCAAGTTCACTTTTGAGCAACAAACGAATGACCTCACCACCACTGCCTTCACGCCAGAGGGTGTGCTGACTTTGGAAAGCATTGATGCCGATGATGAGAGATCTCAAAACACCTTTCTTAATACCATTAGTACCAGCTGCATCCCTGGCAGAAATAGTAGTCAGTTAAAGAGTACAGACAACGCCAGGAAACCAAAAAAAACAGTCCAGGAAATGGCAGCCGAGAGTGACAGTCCAGAAAAGGAGACGGATATTCAGGATTCCTCCCCAGATAAGTGTGAAATTTTGCTTGCCTCTCCAAGGATTAAAATACCAACAAGGCAAGAGTACCAAATCCACGGTGATAAGACCCCCTCAAGCTTACCTCACACCGACACAAAGAAAGTCAGCCAAAAGAAGCAG GTAATTTACCTAAAAGAGTGGCTGATTAAAGTCATCAAAAATAATAGGGCGGTGTGCCTGGAAGGAAAACTTAA AAATTCTACTGATCTGTATTGGCACAGTAATGCAATCGAGAAGCGCCTTGAGCACAACCAACTTCAAACCGTGTCTGGGAACATATATGTACTGAATGGAACTATAGACACCATTTCTATGAAGCAAGAAG GGTATCCTTACCAGTTTATAAGGAAATTTATGTTTGGATTTCCTGAAAACTGGAAACAGTATGTTGATGATTTTCTGAAGGAATTAAG GGATCgtcagaagaaaagaaaaaaaggtggTAGGATACAGGAACAAAAACAGGAAGCTAAGAACCAGGGTTTAGGAAGGGAGAAGTTTGTGGAAATAGAAGAGAGAACTAAAGTTGCTCCACAAAAGACTAGAAATACAACTTTCGATGTTGATCCTGAAAAGTCTGAAAAGCATTCTG AATTAAGTCCAATTAGCCACAGTCCTTCAAAAGTTTCAGAACTGAGATATAGCCGAGTCGGCCGGCCCCTTAAGTCCCCATTGCAGTTCTGGCGCGGTGAACGGGAAATTTGCGACCATGAAATGAATGTTACTTTCCATGAAGGCGGGGTTGACCACCTGCAGTCATTG GAATCGActggaaaaacagaaaaaaagaagcTGTCACTATCTCAGAAGAAAGTCAAAAAAGAAGTCAAAGCAAATGAAAGGATGAGTAAAAGTCACCACAAAG AAAGAACTGGTGCATCGCAAGAAGAGGGCAAGGAAGAAATCCAACCCAGAAAATCACAATCACCAGCAAAGTCGTCTGTTTCAGGCATTAGAGAGAATGAATGGAGAAACCCTTGTATTTTGTTAACTCCACTGCATTCTAAGAAGGCACTGAGTCAAAAGTGCATGAAATATAATTTGTCTCAAAATACCATGAGGAAGATTTCTACCCTTACTATGGCTTCATGTAATAAAGAGAGCAAAAGAGACAAAACGGACTTGAGCGAAGCTGAAAGGACTCTTGAAAAATCCTTGGAAAATTCATGCTCAGATGAGGATTGGGACGCTTTCACTAAATATCCTCCAGACATTCGCAAGAATCAAGCTAAACCATCTTCCTCCCTGAAGGAGCCGAGTCAAAAGGCTGGCAATTTGCAGAGGGACTTAAGCAAGTCTTCAAAATTAAAGAGATCTAACCCTCCTGCCATCTCTCGCCACAAAAATTCCAGCAGATTACCGTCGACTAGCTCGGACAGTGAAGTAGAGCAGCGGTCCCAGAAGAGAGCTCATCCAGTTGCAAAACCTGGACAGAGAGATTCCAACGGATCTGTAGCACCCCAGAGGAAAAGTCCCAGGCTAGCCCAAAGGGAGAGCCAAGAAGCATTAGCGAGTGAGAAAAAGAGCACCCCAGTGGCCCAGATCAAACAGGAAAAAGACAGTTTTTCATTTGATCAGCCTGTGCAGAAATCCCTCCCAAGGAATAAATATTCCTCTGGAAAAGTTGAGTTAAAGGAACTTGGTAAAGCGCGGGAGCTCAAGTCCTCAGACCGTTTTTCTGGGTTAAATGTGGAAGAAGACTGGACCGAAGAGGAATTACAGAGATTTCGGAG TGCATTCGTTGCTTTGCCTAAGCACAAAAACGGTTTCTGGTTGGACGTAGCGATGTACGTGGGAACGCGTTCTGCGGAGGAGTGCCAGAAGAAACATATGGAAGAGTGGCAAGGGAGCGGTCTCAGGCCACAAGCCACCAAGAAGGCCGTCCTGGACCAAAAAGCCAGAAATG GTGATGCCAGTAAGGAACCCGTAAGGATAACCGCCAAAGTGGGGACTCTGAAGCGGAAGCAGCAGATGAGGGATTTCCTGGACCAGCTGCCGAAGGACGATCACGACGACATCTTCAGCGCGTCCCCTCTGCAGGCCCGGAGAGTAAAg CTCCCGATGTTCTCCGTCAACGGGGACGACGAGGTCTTTCCCCTGCTGAGCACGGATCCAGCCACGCCGTCGTCCGCTTCCTTCCCGCTGGCCACCACCCCTCAGTGTGAACACATCAGCCCCGGCATGCTGGGCTCCATAAACAG GGATGACTGTGATAAATTTGTACTGAGAATGCAAAAGGACAAAAAAGGAAGCGGCGGACTCGCCTGGGGCAATGTCAAAAAACAGAAG GTCGGAACGGATTTCACCACTCCGACGTCGAGAAGAACGGGCTTTCGCAGAACGGCTGTATGTACCCCAA GTGGAGCTGACAAATCTGGAGTAGGAAAGTTCTTCACTTGTCCAACCAGTTCTTAttcagatgaggaggaggaagaggaggacaattACTTCTCCAGCTCTGATTCGGAAGAGTAA